Proteins from a genomic interval of Zingiber officinale cultivar Zhangliang chromosome 2A, Zo_v1.1, whole genome shotgun sequence:
- the LOC122044437 gene encoding protein LURP-one-related 8-like yields MARVHPKGVDLGEPGAVSCIEIAEPAPGEAGAAASVLLTVWRRSLLFNGNGFAVFDAKGNLAFRVDNYASGSKKEVVLMDGAGKPLLTIRRKKLSLGEQWMIYEGEDDADPRFVVKRDVNPLHSGALARVTPCASGAKSRRAYKIEGSYSQRRCAVLDGERRPMAEIKRKEPAKGVSFGLDVFHLVVQPGFDASVAMTIVMLLEQMFGSRSPLLKIGKAFD; encoded by the exons ATGGCGAGGGTGCACCCTAAAGGCGTCGATCTGGGTGAGCCTGGTGCGGTATCCTGCATCGAGATCGCGGAACCGGCGCCGGGGGAGGCCGGGGCGGCAGCCTCTGTGCTGCTGACCGTGTGGCGGCGGTCGCTCCTCTTCAACGGGAATGGGTTCGCGGTGTTTGATGCCAAGGGGAACTTGGCGTTCAGAGTCGATAACTACGCTTCCGGGAGCAAGAAGGAGGTGGTGCTGATGGACGGCGCCGGCAAGCCGCTGCTAACGATCCGAAGAAAG AAGTTAAGCCTAGGAGAGCAGTGGATGATCTACGAAGGAGAGGACGATGCCGATCCTCGGTTCGTGGTGAAGAGGGACGTTAACCCTCTCCATTCCGGAGCACTGGCTCGGGTCACTCCCTGTGCCTCCGGCGCCAAGTCGCGCCGCGCCTACAAGATCGAAGGGTCCTACTCGCAGCGCCGCTGCGCCGTCCTCGACGGTGAGCGAAGGCCAATGGCGGAGATCAAGAGGAAGGAGCCGGCCAAGGGCGTTTCTTTCGGGCTCGACGTCTTCCACCTGGTCGTGCAGCCAGGATTTGATGCCTCAGTGGCGATGACCATTGTGATGCTCCTCGAACAGATGTTTGGGTCTCGATCACCGTTGCTGAAAATTGGCAAGGCGTTTGATTGA